The Paenibacillus uliginis N3/975 genome has a window encoding:
- a CDS encoding AI-2E family transporter: MEQPRIWPDRFKRFFLNNKFVLLLLILLLAGLNVLVLSKISFVLHPLAVLIKTIVLPIILSGILYYLLNPLVDIMEKRKIKRGWSILILYLAIAGILTVVVLAVIPVLRNQIMGLIDNFPTYSENVKLQFEELTGNQLFSQLQETVSINSQDWWSTVTKKATEILNHTWTRVGGFLGAFTEIVLSIVTVPFVLFYMLKDGKKLPQKILSFLPTKSRSGILHVLQDINHQISSFIRGQIIVSFCIGILLYIGYMIIGLDYALILAIIASFTNVVPYLGPAIAITPALIVALVTSPVMLLKMVAVWTIVQLIEGKFISPQIMGKTLKIHPITIIFVILTSGNLFGVVGILLAVPGYAVLKVCASHIFQWFKDTSGLYDPPQNDSLT, from the coding sequence ATGGAGCAACCCCGCATTTGGCCGGATCGCTTCAAGCGATTTTTTCTGAACAACAAGTTTGTACTTCTTTTGCTTATCCTGCTACTGGCGGGACTTAACGTATTGGTGCTGAGCAAAATTTCATTTGTTCTGCATCCGCTCGCAGTACTGATTAAGACGATCGTATTGCCGATCATACTATCCGGAATATTATATTACCTGCTTAATCCCCTTGTGGATATTATGGAAAAAAGGAAAATCAAGCGCGGATGGTCCATCCTGATCCTATATTTAGCTATTGCTGGTATTCTGACGGTGGTCGTGCTTGCGGTCATTCCGGTGCTTCGCAACCAGATTATGGGGTTGATTGACAATTTCCCGACATATAGTGAAAATGTTAAACTGCAATTTGAAGAACTTACGGGTAATCAGTTATTTAGTCAGCTCCAGGAAACTGTGAGCATTAACTCCCAAGATTGGTGGAGCACAGTTACCAAGAAAGCAACGGAAATTCTGAACCACACGTGGACCAGAGTGGGCGGATTCCTGGGTGCTTTTACCGAGATCGTGTTGTCGATTGTAACGGTTCCGTTCGTTCTGTTTTATATGCTGAAAGACGGCAAGAAGCTGCCGCAGAAGATTTTGTCTTTCCTGCCAACCAAAAGTCGTTCCGGCATATTGCATGTACTTCAAGATATTAATCACCAGATCAGTTCGTTTATCCGTGGACAGATTATCGTCAGCTTTTGTATTGGTATTCTGCTCTACATTGGTTACATGATCATTGGTCTGGATTATGCGCTTATTCTAGCCATAATTGCATCGTTTACCAATGTTGTACCTTATCTAGGGCCTGCGATTGCGATTACGCCAGCGCTGATTGTGGCTCTGGTCACATCTCCGGTAATGCTGCTGAAGATGGTGGCAGTCTGGACGATCGTACAGCTAATAGAGGGTAAGTTCATCTCGCCACAGATCATGGGCAAAACGCTGAAGATTCACCCCATCACGATTATCTTTGTTATTCTGACATCAGGTAACCTCTTCGGTGTGGTTGGCATTCTGCTGGCCGTTCCTGGCTATGCGGTTCTTAAGGTTTGCGCATCCCATATTTTCCAATGGTTCAAAGACACTTCGGGACTATATGATCCACCGCAAAATGATAGCCTTACTTAA
- a CDS encoding GspE/PulE family protein yields the protein MNKPHKRLGDLLIEAELVTNEQLETALREKKANQKIGETLLQLGFISEQRLIEVLEFQLGIPYVSLFKYPIDTKLLNIVPKETAERNKLIPLKKENNKLFVAMADPMDFYAIDDLRLSTGFQIEVVIATKEDIQKSINKYYSLVDNMDDLLGMDLKSKDKEEDTVTDENSPVVKLVNQMILVGYQQRASDIHIDPGEAEVVVRYRVDGILRTEQKFPKNMLSMIVARIKIMSNLNITEFRVPQDGRIKIIMDGNAVDLRISTLPTVYGEKVVMRILDLGSSAIDLKRMNFHPTNYERFVQMIDKPTGIVLITGPTGSGKSSTLYSALSQLNTPDVNIITVEDPVEYRLQGVNQVQVNANTGMTFAKGLRAILRQDPNIVMVGEIRDTETAEISVRASLTGHLVLSTIHTNDAISTITRLIDMGIEPFLVAASLSGVVAQRLVRRICQECKTIHMPTNREQEIFKNRGLQVDTIARGKGCGACNMTGYKGRIAIHEILVIDDEIRRMIMNNRSIEEIRQIAVNKGTIFLLDDGLMKVKEGYTTTEEVLRVAISE from the coding sequence ATGAATAAACCTCACAAAAGACTTGGAGATTTGCTTATCGAGGCGGAACTAGTCACGAATGAACAATTAGAGACTGCCCTTCGAGAAAAGAAGGCGAATCAGAAAATAGGAGAAACCTTGTTGCAATTAGGCTTTATTAGCGAGCAAAGGTTAATCGAGGTGCTGGAATTCCAACTAGGCATCCCCTACGTGAGTCTGTTTAAATATCCTATCGATACGAAGCTGCTTAACATCGTGCCGAAAGAAACGGCTGAACGAAATAAGCTGATCCCGCTGAAAAAAGAAAATAATAAGTTATTTGTTGCCATGGCGGATCCAATGGATTTCTACGCGATTGACGATCTGCGATTATCGACAGGATTCCAAATTGAAGTCGTTATCGCAACCAAAGAAGATATCCAGAAATCCATCAATAAATATTACAGTTTAGTGGATAACATGGATGATTTGCTCGGGATGGATCTGAAATCCAAAGACAAGGAAGAAGATACCGTAACCGACGAGAATTCACCTGTTGTGAAGCTGGTTAATCAAATGATTCTTGTTGGTTATCAGCAGCGGGCAAGTGATATACATATTGATCCTGGAGAAGCAGAGGTTGTGGTTCGGTATCGAGTCGATGGGATATTGAGAACGGAGCAGAAATTTCCTAAGAACATGTTAAGTATGATCGTAGCCCGCATCAAGATCATGTCTAATCTGAACATTACCGAATTTCGTGTCCCGCAGGATGGAAGGATCAAAATCATCATGGATGGCAATGCGGTGGACCTGCGTATTTCTACCCTTCCTACGGTTTACGGTGAGAAGGTGGTTATGCGGATTCTGGATCTTGGCAGTTCAGCGATTGATTTGAAGCGGATGAATTTTCACCCTACCAATTATGAGCGCTTCGTTCAAATGATTGACAAGCCAACAGGTATTGTACTCATTACGGGTCCGACAGGATCAGGGAAATCGTCGACATTGTATTCAGCGTTAAGCCAATTAAACACACCCGATGTGAATATTATTACGGTTGAAGATCCCGTCGAATATCGCTTGCAGGGCGTCAATCAAGTACAGGTAAATGCAAACACAGGGATGACATTTGCCAAAGGTTTACGAGCCATCTTGCGTCAAGATCCTAACATCGTAATGGTAGGGGAGATTCGGGATACAGAAACTGCAGAAATTTCGGTGCGTGCTTCACTTACAGGTCATCTTGTATTAAGTACCATTCATACTAATGATGCGATTAGCACGATTACACGCTTAATTGATATGGGAATAGAGCCTTTTCTCGTAGCCGCATCACTGTCTGGCGTAGTTGCCCAGCGGCTTGTCAGACGTATATGCCAGGAATGCAAAACAATCCATATGCCTACGAATCGTGAACAAGAGATTTTTAAAAATCGCGGATTACAGGTGGATACAATTGCTCGTGGCAAAGGCTGTGGAGCCTGCAATATGACAGGTTATAAAGGACGAATCGCCATCCACGAAATTCTAGTTATTGATGATGAAATCAGAAGAATGATTATGAATAATCGATCGATTGAAGAGATTAGACAAATTGCAGTGAACAAAGGGACCATTTTTCTCCTGGATGATGGGTTGATGAAGGTGAAAGAAGGTTATACAACCACGGAAGAAGTGCTGCGTGTCGCGATTAGTGAGTAG
- a CDS encoding PulJ/GspJ family protein yields the protein MFRMGAKMQSWKLNQKGLTLFELLASIVLLTIVASLAFSAYKFGVNAFQRANEKSELQDEVRIASHVITSKTRFASEVELLSDCPATFKPGFNYICINQKNGRSIEEHVYDTASASHVTHKIVTENLKDPITYTVEFGKTSSSILAYKIISNKNQQRFEVNSEVSLLNIELNKKTITTVGTSSFFALAYKESA from the coding sequence ATGTTCAGAATGGGGGCGAAAATGCAGAGCTGGAAGCTGAATCAGAAAGGTCTAACCCTGTTTGAATTATTAGCATCGATTGTGTTATTGACGATTGTCGCATCTTTAGCTTTTTCCGCCTACAAGTTCGGTGTAAATGCATTTCAACGAGCCAATGAGAAAAGCGAGCTTCAAGACGAAGTACGGATTGCTTCGCATGTGATAACGTCGAAGACACGCTTCGCTAGTGAAGTTGAATTATTGAGTGATTGTCCAGCAACCTTCAAGCCAGGTTTCAACTATATCTGCATTAATCAGAAGAATGGGAGAAGTATTGAAGAGCATGTGTATGATACCGCTTCAGCTTCTCATGTGACACATAAGATCGTAACCGAAAACTTAAAGGATCCGATTACCTATACTGTTGAATTTGGCAAGACAAGCTCTTCCATTCTCGCCTACAAAATCATAAGCAACAAGAATCAGCAGAGATTCGAAGTGAATTCCGAAGTATCCCTGCTCAACATAGAATTAAACAAAAAAACGATTACAACAGTGGGGACTTCATCATTTTTTGCCCTGGCCTACAAAGAAAGCGCTTAA
- a CDS encoding carbohydrate-binding protein, whose product MNALRQNKGFTLIEVLISFVLLAILATVTLSLFSQGFQSITKFGNRSESMHLTRKDIEQATSGTDGNLTINKVSGAGAPITINGETVNKQITGASGSSLDLFIATPPQWAATVDYTLNDQVRYKGKNYKCLRPHTSSISNAPDMEGFYWTDI is encoded by the coding sequence TTGAATGCATTAAGACAAAATAAGGGGTTTACGCTGATTGAAGTCTTAATCTCTTTTGTATTGCTCGCCATTTTGGCAACGGTTACATTAAGTCTTTTCTCGCAAGGTTTTCAGTCCATTACGAAATTTGGGAACCGGAGCGAATCGATGCATCTGACCCGTAAGGATATTGAACAAGCAACGAGTGGAACCGATGGAAATTTGACGATTAATAAGGTTTCTGGCGCTGGTGCTCCGATCACCATAAATGGTGAGACGGTGAATAAGCAAATAACGGGGGCCTCGGGAAGTAGTTTGGATCTATTTATTGCAACCCCACCGCAGTGGGCGGCCACCGTTGATTATACGTTGAACGATCAGGTTAGATACAAGGGTAAGAATTACAAATGTTTAAGACCTCACACATCAAGTATTAGTAATGCGCCGGACATGGAGGGTTTTTATTGGACAGATATTTAG
- a CDS encoding pilus assembly PilX N-terminal domain-containing protein, whose translation MIKNERGFALPMVLILVTALSILGMTLLGVSVSQAARTVHQEKKEQAFYIAKSGADAIASYIIENYNPTTLLENYNPATLTSTAISTLNNDYLNQDIHLGQGTFHAQVTTGAPLNPYTIFVKSIATVGNVTNQATLTLEPDAPIVPMNHAIFASENIDTSTSDTEINNGGSVVAGGVIQGSDKISFQNGGGPPQSGYPAENFPPVIPFPDTSSWGDPVAIGADATISKSGRYDDPTGVIRFFINITNDKDLYIVFNHFKPTTAEIHISGAGNGIINIYANSIDIASSFTIYNTSNKKVILYVKDSIKFVGSFNLHGVLLYAPEANYTATSGSTSITGAMVTKNLSLDGNTVVNYDANIANLIAGTRKFKKVKWSN comes from the coding sequence ATGATTAAGAACGAACGGGGATTTGCTCTCCCGATGGTACTCATCTTAGTAACAGCTTTATCCATATTAGGAATGACCCTTCTTGGAGTTAGCGTAAGCCAAGCTGCCCGAACCGTTCATCAGGAGAAAAAAGAGCAAGCGTTCTACATTGCGAAGTCTGGTGCAGATGCGATCGCGTCGTATATTATCGAGAATTATAATCCAACCACACTACTTGAGAACTATAATCCAGCCACACTAACATCAACAGCTATATCCACTCTAAATAACGACTATTTAAATCAAGATATTCATCTTGGACAAGGTACTTTTCACGCACAAGTGACAACGGGTGCTCCTCTCAATCCATACACCATCTTCGTGAAATCAATTGCCACAGTAGGGAACGTTACAAATCAAGCCACATTGACCTTAGAACCCGATGCACCAATTGTTCCTATGAATCATGCGATTTTTGCCTCAGAAAATATTGATACCAGCACTTCGGATACAGAAATAAATAATGGTGGTAGTGTTGTTGCTGGTGGTGTGATCCAAGGATCCGATAAGATAAGCTTTCAGAATGGAGGTGGTCCTCCACAATCGGGTTATCCTGCAGAAAACTTTCCGCCGGTTATCCCTTTTCCAGATACAAGTTCGTGGGGCGATCCAGTAGCAATTGGCGCAGACGCAACGATTAGTAAAAGTGGAAGATACGATGATCCTACAGGAGTTATAAGATTTTTCATCAATATAACAAACGATAAAGACCTCTATATTGTTTTTAATCATTTTAAACCGACTACAGCCGAAATCCACATTTCAGGTGCTGGCAATGGAATCATTAATATTTACGCGAACAGTATAGATATAGCTTCTTCCTTTACGATCTATAATACATCCAATAAAAAAGTAATTCTTTATGTAAAAGATTCCATTAAATTTGTCGGATCATTTAATCTGCACGGTGTTCTTCTGTATGCTCCAGAAGCCAATTATACTGCGACAAGTGGATCTACGAGTATTACAGGTGCAATGGTAACGAAGAATCTTAGTTTAGATGGTAATACAGTAGTCAACTATGACGCTAATATCGCAAACCTCATTGCAGGAACACGTAAATTCAAGAAAGTGAAATGGAGTAACTAG
- a CDS encoding NAD(P)/FAD-dependent oxidoreductase yields the protein MKKVIVIGSGILGASTAYQLAKMGADVLIVDRKDKGQATDAAAGIICPWLSQRRNQAWYQLAKAGARFYPGLIKELKSEGETETGYAQVGALSIHDDWEKIKKMVERAQLRKVDAPEIGEITQLNEKETHERFPLLGEVYHSVHISGAARVDGRALRDALVRSAQRNGAVLIHGDARLQYESNRVTGVTVGAKNFSSDVVVVCAGAWANQLLQPLGIHFMVSFQKAQIMHLQVPDRQDTGIWPVVIPPTDQYLLSFDNQKIVIGATHENEIKGYDTRITAGGIQEILNKGLELAPDLANSTFQEVRVGFRPFTPGFLPVIGAVPGWDGLITANGLGASGLTMGPYIGSQLAKMALGMALDIDLNDYDIRKAMDES from the coding sequence ATGAAGAAAGTCATCGTAATTGGATCAGGAATTCTTGGAGCATCGACAGCATACCAGTTAGCAAAAATGGGTGCAGATGTCCTTATTGTAGATCGCAAAGATAAAGGACAGGCTACGGATGCCGCTGCTGGCATTATCTGCCCCTGGCTATCACAAAGGCGTAATCAGGCTTGGTACCAACTGGCAAAGGCCGGCGCACGATTTTATCCTGGGTTGATTAAAGAACTCAAAAGCGAGGGCGAAACGGAAACAGGCTATGCTCAAGTTGGTGCTCTTAGTATTCATGATGATTGGGAGAAAATAAAAAAGATGGTGGAGCGGGCACAACTACGAAAAGTGGATGCACCAGAAATCGGTGAAATTACCCAGCTTAATGAAAAAGAAACCCATGAGCGGTTTCCTCTGTTAGGAGAAGTTTATCATTCTGTTCATATTAGCGGTGCCGCAAGGGTAGATGGCCGTGCGCTGCGCGATGCGTTGGTCCGATCAGCACAAAGAAACGGGGCTGTGCTTATACATGGGGATGCCAGGCTTCAATATGAGTCGAACCGTGTAACAGGAGTAACTGTCGGTGCAAAAAACTTCTCGTCTGACGTAGTTGTTGTTTGTGCAGGCGCATGGGCCAATCAACTGCTGCAGCCTTTAGGCATTCACTTTATGGTTAGTTTTCAAAAAGCACAAATCATGCATTTACAAGTTCCAGATAGACAAGACACAGGGATTTGGCCTGTAGTCATTCCGCCGACTGATCAATATCTACTCTCTTTTGATAATCAGAAGATCGTTATAGGGGCGACTCACGAAAATGAAATTAAAGGCTACGATACAAGAATAACAGCCGGAGGAATACAGGAAATTCTGAACAAGGGGCTAGAGTTGGCACCTGATTTAGCAAATAGCACTTTTCAGGAGGTAAGAGTTGGTTTTCGCCCTTTTACACCCGGTTTTCTTCCCGTGATCGGGGCTGTTCCTGGCTGGGATGGTCTTATAACGGCAAACGGACTTGGAGCGTCCGGATTGACGATGGGCCCCTATATTGGAAGCCAGCTTGCAAAGATGGCACTAGGAATGGCTCTGGATATCGATCTAAATGATTATGATATTCGAAAAGCTATGGATGAAAGTTGA
- a CDS encoding DUF4097 family beta strand repeat-containing protein produces the protein MKNAMQKKKGLLIVAVGVLLLIITMNPIKTFSGINFGFSFDTKEINGEQTFDANDFRHLNLRTGSSDIHVVQGNADQIKVRLHGKVSLQIAEQVKLKAEPNGDTLVLGVDIPQGIDLGVRVMNIDLTVELPEKQWSSAGIESGSGDIEIAQMQGDSVKIKASSGDVNVQQVKADEITVHTGSGDIKAEEIDVESIALESGSGDISAERYKASMLNFQSGSGDVELKDGESGIQGKTGSGNIRLDADQLIHDAELRSSSGRVTVDLVKEPSSLKVDFEGSSGKGDMQWDGMRYETNDKDKNQLKGTFGSGGVVLKVRTSSGDFTLK, from the coding sequence ATGAAGAACGCTATGCAGAAGAAAAAAGGTTTATTGATCGTAGCGGTGGGTGTGCTGCTTCTGATCATTACGATGAACCCGATAAAAACCTTTTCGGGTATTAACTTCGGCTTTTCATTTGATACCAAAGAAATTAACGGAGAGCAAACATTCGACGCCAATGATTTCCGTCACTTGAACCTTCGTACAGGTAGCAGCGATATACATGTCGTTCAAGGGAATGCGGATCAGATCAAGGTTCGCCTTCATGGAAAGGTAAGCCTCCAGATTGCGGAACAAGTGAAATTGAAGGCTGAACCTAACGGCGATACGTTGGTACTGGGGGTCGATATACCGCAAGGAATCGACTTGGGCGTACGGGTCATGAATATCGATTTGACGGTGGAACTACCCGAGAAGCAATGGTCATCGGCCGGGATTGAAAGCGGGAGCGGCGATATCGAGATCGCACAAATGCAGGGAGACTCGGTCAAAATCAAGGCAAGCAGCGGCGATGTCAACGTACAGCAGGTGAAGGCTGACGAGATAACGGTGCACACTGGCAGCGGCGATATCAAGGCCGAGGAGATCGATGTTGAATCAATCGCGCTGGAGTCAGGCTCTGGCGATATATCGGCCGAACGCTATAAGGCTTCGATGTTAAACTTTCAGAGCGGGAGCGGCGATGTCGAACTGAAAGACGGAGAGTCAGGCATACAAGGAAAGACGGGCTCCGGAAACATACGCCTGGATGCGGACCAGCTCATACATGATGCCGAACTGCGATCCAGCAGCGGTCGTGTGACCGTCGATCTGGTTAAAGAGCCATCCTCGCTGAAAGTTGATTTCGAAGGGAGCTCCGGCAAGGGGGATATGCAGTGGGACGGAATGCGTTATGAGACTAACGACAAAGACAAGAACCAGTTGAAGGGAACATTCGGCAGTGGCGGCGTGGTGCTGAAGGTTCGCACAAGCTCTGGGGATTTCACGCTGAAATAA